From Manduca sexta isolate Smith_Timp_Sample1 unplaced genomic scaffold, JHU_Msex_v1.0 HiC_scaffold_1920, whole genome shotgun sequence, the proteins below share one genomic window:
- the LOC119191789 gene encoding putative transporter svop-1 — MCIVNEGLSGSSIMAVTTQDEKKSCFEAALNSTGFGKYNIAMLLSCCLVILGMYMDIFGFSIVMPAVACDMDLSTSQQGLLSAMPLIGVMLSSYAWGLCADTMGRRTTLVLAMPVGVILNFAASMAPTYTVLAVLKFMSASFTSSANAAAFVLMGERTRQAQKPIHVPHGQLHHGRAAYHQ; from the exons ATGTGTATCGTGAATGAAGGGCTAAGTGGATCAAGTATCATGGCGGTTACAACTCAAGATGAGAAGAAATCCTGCTTCGAAGCGGCTTTAAATTCAACAG GATTCGGCAAGTACAACATAGCAATGCTGCTCTCCTGCTGCCTGGTGATCCTGGGCATGTACATGGATATCTTCGGGTTCTCCATCGTGATGCCGGCGGTGGCTTGCGACATGGACCTCAGCACTTCTCAGCAGGGGTTGTTGTCCGCTATGCCGTTGATTG GTGTGATGTTGTCGTCATACGCATGGGGTCTGTGTGCGGACACCATGGGCCGCCGCACCACACTCGTGCTGGCGATGCCGGTCGGCGTGATCCTCAACTTCGCAGCCAGCATGGCGCCAACCTACACCGTTTTAGCTGTTCTGAAGTTCATGTCTGCTAGTTT tACATCATCAGCAAACGCTGCCGCCTTCGTACTAATGGGAGAGCGTACCCGGCAGGCACAGAAGCCGATTCATGTTCCTCATGGCCAGCTCCACCATGGTCGTGCAGCTTATCATCAGTT